In one Pseudomonas sp. SCA2728.1_7 genomic region, the following are encoded:
- a CDS encoding DUF423 domain-containing protein has translation MLRGFLMLAAFFGFTGVALGAFAAHGLKNRLTPEYLAIFHTGVTYQLVHTLALFGVALLATQIQGRLVAWAGVSFTVGILLFSGSLYVLTMTGISKLGIITPFGGLAFLAGWVCLGLAAWRLQPTA, from the coding sequence GCTGCTTTTTTCGGTTTCACCGGAGTCGCTTTGGGCGCATTTGCCGCCCATGGCCTGAAAAATCGCCTGACACCCGAGTACCTGGCGATTTTCCACACCGGCGTGACCTATCAACTGGTGCACACCTTGGCGCTGTTTGGTGTGGCGCTGTTGGCCACGCAGATTCAGGGTCGGCTGGTTGCTTGGGCCGGCGTGTCGTTCACCGTCGGCATTCTGTTGTTCTCCGGCAGCCTGTACGTGCTGACCATGACCGGCATCAGCAAGCTCGGCATCATCACCCCGTTCGGTGGTCTGGCATTTCTGGCCGGATGGGTTTGCCTGGGGCTCGCCGCCTGGCGCTTGCAACCAACTGCTTGA
- a CDS encoding thiazole synthase has product MSIVRSDKPFVLAGRTYQSRLLVGTGKYRDMDETRQAIEASGAEIVTFAVRRTNLGQIEGETNLLDVLSPERYTFLPNTAGCYDAIEAVRTCRLARELLDGHNLVKLEVLADQKTLFPNVIETLKAAETLVKEGFDVMVYTSDDPIIARQLAEIGCIAVMPLAGLIGSGLGICNPYNLQIILEEAKIPVLVDAGVGTASDATIAMELGCDAVLMNSAIAHAQQPVMMAEAMKHAIVAGRLAYLAGRMPKKLYASASSPLDGLIK; this is encoded by the coding sequence ATGAGCATCGTTCGTAGCGACAAGCCTTTTGTTCTGGCCGGTCGTACTTACCAGTCGCGTTTGCTGGTCGGTACCGGCAAGTACCGTGACATGGACGAAACCCGTCAGGCCATCGAAGCCTCGGGTGCCGAGATCGTCACCTTCGCCGTGCGCCGTACCAACCTGGGCCAGATCGAAGGCGAGACGAACCTGCTCGACGTGCTGTCGCCGGAGCGCTACACCTTCCTGCCGAACACCGCCGGTTGCTATGACGCCATCGAAGCTGTGCGCACCTGCCGCCTGGCCCGTGAGCTGCTCGATGGCCACAACCTGGTGAAGCTGGAAGTTCTGGCCGACCAGAAAACCCTGTTCCCGAACGTCATCGAAACCCTCAAGGCCGCCGAAACGCTGGTCAAAGAAGGTTTCGACGTGATGGTCTACACCAGCGATGACCCGATCATCGCCCGGCAACTGGCAGAAATCGGCTGCATCGCGGTGATGCCGCTGGCCGGTCTGATCGGTTCCGGTCTGGGGATCTGCAACCCGTACAACCTGCAGATCATCCTTGAAGAAGCCAAGATTCCTGTCTTGGTCGATGCCGGTGTCGGCACTGCGTCCGACGCGACCATCGCCATGGAACTGGGTTGCGATGCGGTGCTGATGAACTCGGCCATCGCCCACGCCCAGCAACCGGTGATGATGGCTGAAGCCATGAAACACGCCATCGTTGCAGGCCGCTTGGCCTACCTCGCTGGCCGTATGCCGAAAAAACTCTATGCCAGCGCCTCTTCGCCGCTGGATGGTCTGATCAAGTAA
- the thiS gene encoding sulfur carrier protein ThiS, whose product MRIQLNGESLELPDGETVAALITRLELTGRRVAVELNLDIVPRSQHADTTLNDGDNVEVVHAIGGG is encoded by the coding sequence ATGCGCATTCAGTTGAACGGTGAATCCCTTGAACTGCCCGACGGCGAGACCGTTGCGGCCCTGATCACCCGTCTGGAGCTGACTGGACGCCGGGTGGCAGTCGAACTCAATCTGGATATCGTCCCGCGCAGCCAGCATGCCGACACCACCCTCAACGACGGCGACAACGTTGAAGTGGTGCACGCCATCGGCGGCGGCTGA